A portion of the Polaribacter cellanae genome contains these proteins:
- a CDS encoding DEAD/DEAH box helicase — protein sequence MPFRKLHPHLKEKLATFEITAPTPFQKASISTIKSGTNVFCTALENSGKTTTLILTTLNKLKCEEVGTAPRAIVLVENNDKALELYYVFLKYTRSSSLRVYVANEREHIDLLKSEIFEGVDVLIATPKIMHKLLLLEGVNTTQTKIFSIDDADFLAQKNYSAEVLSITQSISKCQFVMYSQKMSPALRRFEDYFMQFAKVVST from the coding sequence ATGCCTTTTAGAAAATTACATCCTCATCTTAAAGAAAAGTTAGCAACGTTCGAAATAACAGCTCCTACTCCATTTCAAAAAGCGAGTATTTCTACCATTAAAAGTGGTACGAATGTTTTTTGTACTGCATTAGAAAATAGTGGAAAAACAACTACTTTAATACTTACAACTTTAAATAAATTAAAGTGTGAAGAAGTTGGTACAGCACCAAGAGCCATTGTTTTGGTAGAAAATAATGATAAAGCGTTGGAATTATATTATGTGTTTTTAAAATACACAAGGTCTTCTTCTTTACGTGTTTATGTGGCAAATGAAAGAGAACATATCGATTTGTTAAAGTCGGAGATTTTCGAAGGTGTAGATGTTTTAATTGCTACACCAAAAATAATGCATAAATTATTGTTATTAGAAGGGGTAAATACAACACAGACTAAAATTTTTAGTATAGATGATGCGGATTTTTTAGCTCAAAAAAACTATTCTGCAGAAGTTTTATCTATTACCCAGAGTATTTCTAAATGTCAGTTTGTAATGTACTCACAGAAAATGAGTCCGGCTTTAAGACGTTTTGAAGATTATTTTATGCAGTTTGCTAAAGTTGTTTCTACCTAA